One segment of Bradyrhizobium sp. CB2312 DNA contains the following:
- the gatB gene encoding Asp-tRNA(Asn)/Glu-tRNA(Gln) amidotransferase subunit GatB, with product MSTATHKILKGATGDWEMVIGMEIHAQVTSNAKLFSGASTAFGGEPNSHVSLVDAAMPGMLPVINEECVKQAVRTGLGLNAKINLRSVFDRKNYFYPDLPQGYQISQYKSPVVGEGEVLVELEGGRSVSIGIERLHLEQDPGKMLHDQSPSLSFIDFNRCGVALMEIVSKPDIRDAEQAKAYVTKLRSIMRYLGTCDGDMEKGSLRADVNVSVRKPGGPLGTRCEIKNMNSIAFIGQAIEYEARRQIEIIEDGGQIEQETRRFDPNKGETRSMRSKEEAHDYRYFPDPDLLPLEFSQAFVDELKAKLPELPDQKKTRFVADFGLSAYDASVLVAERESAVFYETVLDKLANRARDGKMAANWVINELFGRLNKEGRDIAGAPVNAEQLAAIIDLIGEGTISGKIAKDLFEIVWQEGGDPRALVESRGMKQVTDLSAIEKVVDDIIAANPDKAAQVKDKPQSLGWFVGQVMKASGGKANPQSVNDLLKSKLGV from the coding sequence ATGAGCACGGCCACGCACAAGATTCTCAAAGGCGCCACCGGCGATTGGGAGATGGTCATCGGCATGGAGATCCATGCCCAGGTGACCTCGAACGCGAAGCTGTTCTCGGGCGCGTCCACCGCGTTCGGCGGCGAGCCGAACAGCCACGTGTCGCTGGTCGACGCCGCGATGCCGGGCATGCTGCCCGTCATCAACGAGGAATGCGTCAAGCAGGCTGTCCGGACCGGGCTTGGTCTCAACGCAAAGATCAATCTGCGTTCGGTGTTCGACCGCAAGAACTATTTCTATCCTGACCTGCCGCAGGGCTACCAGATCAGCCAGTACAAGTCGCCTGTCGTGGGCGAGGGCGAGGTGCTGGTCGAGCTCGAAGGCGGCCGCAGCGTCTCGATCGGCATCGAGCGCCTGCACCTGGAGCAGGATCCCGGCAAAATGCTGCACGACCAGTCGCCGTCGCTGTCCTTCATCGATTTCAACCGCTGCGGCGTGGCGCTGATGGAGATTGTCTCAAAGCCGGACATCCGCGACGCCGAGCAGGCCAAGGCCTATGTGACCAAGCTGCGCTCAATCATGCGCTATCTCGGCACCTGTGACGGTGACATGGAGAAGGGAAGCCTGCGCGCCGATGTGAACGTTTCCGTGCGTAAGCCTGGCGGACCGCTCGGCACCCGTTGCGAAATCAAGAACATGAACTCGATCGCCTTTATCGGCCAGGCGATCGAATATGAAGCGAGGCGACAGATCGAGATCATCGAGGACGGTGGGCAGATCGAGCAGGAGACGCGTCGGTTCGACCCCAACAAGGGCGAGACGCGCTCGATGCGCTCGAAGGAAGAGGCGCACGACTATCGCTACTTTCCCGATCCGGATTTGCTGCCGCTGGAGTTCTCGCAGGCCTTCGTCGACGAGCTGAAAGCGAAGCTGCCGGAGTTGCCGGACCAGAAGAAGACGCGCTTCGTCGCGGACTTCGGCCTGTCGGCCTATGACGCGAGCGTGCTGGTCGCCGAGCGCGAGAGCGCGGTCTTCTACGAGACCGTGCTCGATAAGCTCGCCAACCGCGCCCGCGACGGCAAGATGGCGGCGAACTGGGTGATCAACGAGCTGTTCGGCCGTCTCAACAAGGAAGGCCGGGATATTGCGGGCGCTCCGGTCAACGCCGAACAGCTTGCGGCCATCATCGACCTGATCGGCGAGGGCACGATCTCGGGCAAGATCGCCAAGGATCTGTTCGAGATCGTCTGGCAGGAGGGCGGCGATCCCCGCGCGCTGGTCGAAAGCCGCGGCATGAAGCAGGTGACGGATCTTTCGGCGATCGAAAAGGTTGTCGACGACATCATCGCGGCCAATCCCGACAAGGCGGCGCAGGTCAAGGACAAGCCGCAGTCGCTCGGCTGGTTCGTCGGCCAGGTGATGAAGGCGTCCGGCGGCAAGGCCAACCCGCAGAGCGTCAACGACCTGCTCAAGTCCAAGCTCGGCGTCTAG